In a single window of the Nicotiana tomentosiformis chromosome 10, ASM39032v3, whole genome shotgun sequence genome:
- the LOC117276789 gene encoding squamosa promoter-binding protein 2-like: MATHIYGMPLKNTAENNDFDEEEETEEEEEENVGVELIEESNLKRKRLNLEKRKGSNSKGGGGPRCKMEKCGVDLSGAKKYYKRHKVCQVHAKAPIVLVAGLRQRFFQQCNRLFPSRRC, translated from the exons ATGGCAACCCATATCTATGGTATGCCTTTGAAGAACACAGCAGAAAACAACGACTTTGATGAAGAGGAAGAAAcggaggaggaagaagaggagAATGTTGGAGTAGAGCTAATTGAGGAGAGTAACTTGAAGAGGAAAAGACTGAATCTTGAAAAGAGAAAAGGGTCAAATAGTAAGGGTGGTGGAGGACCCCGTTGTAAAATGGAGAAATGTGGAGTTGATTTGAGTGGAGCAAAGAAGTACTACAAAAGGCACAAAGTTTGTCAAGTTCATGCCAAGGCTCCAATTGTTCTTGTTGCTGGCTTAAGGCAGAGGTTCTTCCAACAATGCAACAG gttgttCCCCAGCAGGCGGTGCTGA